In Xylanibacter ruminicola 23, a single genomic region encodes these proteins:
- a CDS encoding MFS transporter — MDKLWNRNYCKVMAANFTLFFAFYVLTPLLPLYLSEHFGATKDVIGLVLSGYTITALLFRPFSGYVVDSFPRKMVLMVSFSVFAIFFAGYLAASTLLLFTIVRTLHGGPFGALTVANSTVAIDVLPSSRRTEGIGYYGLSNNLAMAIAPTIGIFIYQLTNSFEFLFWLALIVATTGWLIDSTVKLKPRDSSQARSSRLSLDRFFLTRGWLLGLNMVAFGFSFGVLSNYLAIYGKEVMGITGGTGTYFMLCSVGLILSRLQGSKALRDGRVTHNAATGMVISLVGYTLFILMPTLAQSSMVNGQCSMVNGQCSMVNGQWSMFNGQWSMFIGYYGSALLIGLGNGHMWPAFQNMTINVATNKQRGTANSTILISWDIGMGLGILAGGIVAELISYSAAFWTVVLVNGTGVATYFLATRAFFLRRNLNPTVR; from the coding sequence ATGGATAAACTTTGGAATAGGAACTACTGCAAGGTAATGGCAGCCAACTTTACGTTGTTTTTTGCCTTTTACGTGCTTACACCACTGTTGCCGCTCTACCTGAGCGAGCACTTCGGAGCCACTAAGGACGTGATCGGACTGGTGCTTTCGGGCTATACCATCACCGCCCTGCTGTTTCGTCCGTTCAGCGGCTATGTAGTAGATTCGTTTCCCCGCAAAATGGTGCTCATGGTGTCGTTTAGCGTGTTTGCCATCTTCTTTGCCGGCTACCTGGCCGCCTCTACCCTGTTGCTGTTCACCATTGTGCGCACGCTGCATGGCGGTCCGTTCGGCGCCCTCACCGTGGCCAATTCTACCGTGGCCATCGATGTGCTGCCCAGCAGCCGTCGTACCGAGGGTATCGGCTATTACGGCTTGAGCAACAATCTGGCCATGGCCATCGCCCCCACCATCGGCATTTTCATCTACCAGCTTACCAACAGCTTCGAGTTTCTGTTCTGGTTAGCGCTCATCGTAGCCACCACAGGCTGGCTGATCGATAGTACTGTAAAGCTTAAGCCTAGAGATTCTAGCCAGGCTAGAAGCTCAAGGCTCTCACTCGACCGCTTCTTCCTTACACGTGGCTGGCTGTTGGGCCTGAACATGGTGGCTTTTGGCTTTAGTTTTGGTGTGCTTAGCAACTATCTGGCCATTTATGGTAAGGAGGTAATGGGTATTACCGGTGGCACAGGCACCTATTTCATGCTGTGCTCAGTAGGTCTTATCCTCAGTCGCCTGCAGGGTAGCAAAGCCCTCCGCGACGGTCGTGTAACCCATAACGCCGCTACCGGTATGGTCATCTCCCTGGTAGGCTACACATTGTTTATACTCATGCCAACCTTGGCTCAAAGTTCCATGGTCAATGGTCAATGTTCAATGGTCAATGGTCAATGTTCAATGGTCAATGGTCAATGGTCAATGTTCAATGGTCAATGGTCAATGTTCATCGGCTACTACGGTTCCGCATTGTTGATTGGTTTAGGCAACGGTCATATGTGGCCTGCGTTCCAGAACATGACCATCAATGTGGCCACCAACAAACAGCGTGGCACTGCCAACAGTACCATCCTTATCTCGTGGGATATCGGTATGGGATTAGGTATTCTGGCTGGTGGTATCGTAGCCGAGCTCATTAGCTATAGCGCAGCCTTCTGGACGGTAGTACTCGTTAACGGTACGGGTGTAGCCACGTATTTCCTGGCTACGCGCGCCTTCTTCCTGCGCCGTAACCTCAATCCTACCGTACGATAA
- a CDS encoding sensor histidine kinase: MRLRNEIGRAQRSERIKTVFMANVSHALRTPLNAIITDSQKLLDNEESDPKKLKAMMTTINQNGKQLLYFISQLLELSSFDSNMATFTLIEVNLAELIASYRREAQRDAGANVQVVVRSPLSPHAKGMVDTNLMYQLMTHLLHNALAHTQEGTITIDYDYADNGLKIEVIDTGDGEPQDFKSNFSTLIQGNDSLALFNQRSGLGLSICKSIVEGLHGTIDLKSEKGKGTHVTVWIPCKMRDMKKGLVR; this comes from the coding sequence GTGCGCCTAAGAAATGAAATAGGTCGTGCACAGCGTAGCGAGCGTATTAAAACGGTGTTTATGGCCAATGTGAGTCATGCCTTGCGTACGCCTTTGAATGCTATTATTACCGATAGTCAGAAGCTGCTGGATAATGAAGAGTCTGATCCGAAGAAACTGAAAGCCATGATGACTACCATTAACCAGAATGGTAAGCAGCTGCTGTATTTTATATCGCAGCTACTCGAACTGTCGAGCTTTGATAGTAATATGGCCACTTTTACCTTGATAGAGGTGAATCTGGCCGAGCTGATAGCGTCGTATCGCCGTGAGGCTCAGCGCGACGCAGGTGCCAATGTACAAGTAGTTGTACGTTCGCCATTATCGCCTCACGCCAAGGGCATGGTAGATACCAACCTGATGTATCAGCTGATGACACACCTGTTGCACAATGCGCTTGCGCACACCCAGGAGGGTACCATTACCATCGATTATGATTATGCCGATAATGGCTTGAAGATAGAAGTGATTGATACAGGCGACGGTGAGCCTCAGGACTTCAAGTCGAACTTCTCAACACTCATTCAGGGTAACGATTCGCTGGCACTGTTTAATCAGCGTTCGGGTCTGGGCTTATCTATCTGCAAGTCGATTGTTGAGGGGCTGCATGGCACCATCGACCTGAAGTCGGAGAAAGGCAAGGGTACCCATGTTACGGTTTGGATACCTTGTAAGATGCGCGACATGAAGAAGGGGCTGGTACGCTAA
- a CDS encoding Hsp20/alpha crystallin family protein, protein MMPVMRTNSWIPSVFADLFDTEYMPKANCTAPAINVKESDKAYTVELAAPGMKKEDFNVHINDEGNLIIKMEQKQEHKDEDKNMRYLRREFSYSKFEQTLILPDDVKKEDIKARVENGVLTVELPKIEEEKVKLSRQIDIA, encoded by the coding sequence ATGATGCCAGTAATGAGAACTAACAGTTGGATTCCAAGTGTATTTGCAGATTTGTTCGACACCGAGTATATGCCGAAGGCAAATTGCACAGCACCTGCTATTAACGTAAAAGAAAGCGACAAGGCCTACACCGTAGAGCTTGCAGCACCGGGCATGAAGAAGGAGGATTTTAATGTTCATATTAACGATGAGGGCAACCTGATTATTAAGATGGAACAGAAGCAGGAGCACAAGGATGAGGATAAGAATATGCGCTATCTGCGCCGCGAGTTCTCGTACTCGAAGTTTGAGCAGACACTGATACTGCCCGACGATGTGAAGAAGGAGGACATTAAGGCACGCGTAGAGAACGGAGTACTTACCGTAGAGTTGCCTAAGATAGAAGAAGAGAAGGTAAAGCTATCGCGACAGATAGACATTGCATAA
- the mfd gene encoding transcription-repair coupling factor encodes MKIEELEKVYAKLPQVAALAHEIENAATRRIFLEGLLASSAPMLFGSLAAKCKSPILFILQDAEEAGYFYHDLTQLLGTRQVLFFPSSYRRAIKYGQLDSASQILRTEVMTQIDKSVFIVTYPEALAEMVVPKQTLNDRTVVIEKGQEVPVGDITKQLRELGFNEVDYVYEPGQFALRGSILDVYSYSCEYPYRIDFFGDDVESVRTFQVEDQLSLDARDRVEIVPELEADEAAQEPFLSLLPQDTIIATKDYLYVRDAIDAAFQEDMPLVTGVQFMHQAEGFRRIEFGHRASISDCSIIRFDITIQPLFHKNFEMLFQAFDNYLHQGYQVYILADSAKQNERLKDIFAQRAENEGEHAQIRFTPVDKTLHEGFIDDDLKVCFFTDHQIFDRFHKYNLKSDKARSGKMALTLKEIQQFEIGDYVVHVDHGVGRFGGLVRMPQGDGYQEMIKLTYQHGDAIYVSIHSLYKVAKYKSQDNGEAPRLSTLGTGQWERLKERTKQHIKEIARDLIKLYAKRRKEKGFAFSRDSYLQHELEASFLYEDTPDQLKATQDVKADMEKARPMDRLVCGDVGFGKTEVAVRAAFKAAVDGKQVAVLVPTTVLAYQHFRTFSNRLKDMPVTVDYLTRARTTKDTNRIQKDLAEGKIDIIIGTHRLISKSVKFKDLGLLIIDEEQKFGVSTKEKLRQMKTSVDTLTMSATPIPRTLQFSLVGARDLSVIQTPPPNRYPIQTEIHTFSPEIIAEAVNYEMSRNGQVYFVNNRISDLQHIAEIIQKYVPDARICIGHGQMKPEELEKIILDFSNYDYDILLSTTIVENGIDIPNANTIIINGAHNFGLSDLHQMRGRVGRGNRKAFCYLLAPPLSALNPESRRRLEALENFSDLGSGINIAMQDLDIRGAGNLLGSEQSGFIADLGYETYQKILSQAMSELKNEEPEFLASAESAASAADSAAGKTSPASLASETSNISWVDDCALDSDIEMYFPDQYVPSDSERMLLYRELDNLANSTQLELQLDAYRKRLVDRFGAIPAVSEELILVVPLRVAGKQLGIEKIMLKQQKMFFYFVSRDDSPYFQSEAFGKILQYVSRYPRKCNFREGKGKHSVVISEVPTVASALTICQEIMSI; translated from the coding sequence ATGAAGATAGAAGAACTAGAGAAGGTATATGCCAAGTTGCCACAGGTGGCGGCGCTGGCTCATGAGATAGAAAATGCGGCTACACGACGTATTTTCCTTGAGGGGCTGTTGGCCTCGAGTGCACCCATGTTGTTTGGTAGTCTGGCTGCTAAGTGCAAGTCGCCCATCCTGTTTATACTGCAGGATGCCGAGGAGGCGGGCTACTTTTATCACGACCTGACACAGCTGTTGGGCACCCGACAGGTGCTGTTCTTCCCAAGCAGCTACCGTCGTGCCATCAAGTACGGACAGCTTGATTCTGCCTCACAGATCCTGCGCACCGAGGTTATGACACAGATCGACAAATCGGTGTTCATCGTAACCTATCCCGAGGCGCTGGCCGAAATGGTGGTGCCTAAGCAAACGCTGAACGACCGTACGGTGGTGATTGAGAAAGGGCAGGAGGTACCCGTAGGCGATATTACCAAACAGTTGCGCGAGTTGGGCTTTAACGAGGTGGACTACGTGTACGAGCCCGGACAGTTTGCGTTGCGTGGCTCTATCCTCGACGTGTATAGCTATAGCTGCGAGTACCCGTATCGTATCGACTTTTTTGGCGACGATGTGGAGAGCGTGCGCACCTTCCAGGTAGAGGATCAGCTCTCGCTGGATGCACGTGACAGGGTAGAGATAGTGCCCGAACTGGAGGCCGACGAGGCAGCTCAGGAGCCGTTCCTGTCGTTGTTGCCCCAGGATACCATCATTGCCACCAAGGACTATCTGTATGTGCGCGATGCCATCGATGCCGCTTTCCAGGAGGATATGCCGCTGGTAACAGGCGTGCAGTTCATGCATCAGGCCGAGGGCTTCCGCAGGATTGAGTTCGGTCATCGTGCCTCGATATCCGACTGCAGCATCATCCGATTCGATATCACCATTCAGCCTCTGTTCCATAAGAACTTTGAGATGCTGTTTCAGGCTTTCGACAACTATCTGCACCAGGGCTACCAAGTGTATATACTGGCCGACAGTGCCAAGCAGAACGAACGCTTGAAGGATATCTTTGCACAGCGTGCCGAAAACGAGGGTGAGCATGCACAGATACGTTTTACACCGGTAGATAAGACACTGCACGAGGGTTTTATCGACGACGACCTGAAGGTGTGCTTCTTTACCGACCACCAGATATTTGACCGTTTCCATAAGTACAACCTGAAGAGCGACAAGGCCCGTAGCGGAAAGATGGCGCTGACGCTGAAGGAGATACAGCAGTTTGAGATTGGCGACTACGTGGTACACGTGGATCATGGCGTGGGACGGTTCGGCGGACTGGTACGCATGCCACAGGGCGATGGCTATCAGGAGATGATCAAGCTCACCTATCAGCATGGCGATGCCATCTACGTGAGCATCCACTCGCTGTATAAGGTGGCCAAATACAAGTCGCAGGATAATGGCGAGGCACCACGACTCTCGACCTTGGGTACGGGGCAGTGGGAGCGCCTGAAGGAGCGCACCAAGCAGCACATTAAGGAGATAGCACGCGACCTGATAAAACTGTATGCCAAGCGTAGGAAGGAAAAGGGCTTTGCCTTTAGTCGCGACTCGTATCTGCAGCACGAGCTGGAGGCATCGTTCCTGTATGAGGATACACCCGACCAGCTGAAGGCTACGCAGGATGTGAAGGCCGATATGGAAAAGGCACGACCCATGGACCGACTGGTGTGCGGTGATGTGGGCTTTGGTAAGACCGAGGTGGCTGTGCGTGCAGCCTTTAAAGCCGCTGTGGATGGCAAGCAGGTGGCAGTGTTGGTGCCTACTACGGTGCTGGCTTATCAGCACTTCCGTACGTTCAGCAACCGACTGAAAGACATGCCTGTAACGGTGGATTACCTGACGCGTGCACGTACCACTAAGGATACCAATCGTATACAGAAAGATCTGGCCGAGGGTAAGATAGATATCATCATCGGCACGCACCGACTGATTAGCAAGAGCGTGAAGTTTAAGGACTTGGGACTGCTGATTATCGACGAGGAGCAGAAGTTCGGTGTATCAACCAAGGAAAAGCTGCGCCAGATGAAGACATCGGTAGATACACTCACGATGAGTGCCACGCCTATACCACGTACGCTGCAGTTCTCGCTGGTGGGCGCACGCGATCTGAGTGTGATACAAACGCCACCACCTAACCGCTATCCGATACAGACCGAGATCCATACCTTTAGTCCGGAGATTATTGCCGAGGCTGTGAACTACGAGATGAGCCGAAACGGACAGGTGTACTTTGTGAACAACCGTATTTCAGATTTGCAGCATATAGCCGAGATTATACAGAAGTACGTGCCCGATGCGCGTATATGTATCGGACACGGACAGATGAAGCCCGAGGAGCTGGAAAAGATTATCCTCGACTTCTCGAACTACGATTACGACATACTGCTCTCGACCACCATCGTTGAGAACGGTATCGACATACCTAATGCCAACACCATCATTATCAATGGCGCCCATAACTTCGGACTGAGCGATCTGCACCAGATGCGCGGTCGTGTGGGACGTGGCAACCGCAAGGCCTTCTGCTATCTGCTGGCACCACCACTCTCGGCACTGAACCCGGAGAGTCGCCGACGACTGGAGGCCCTCGAGAACTTCTCCGACTTAGGTTCGGGTATTAACATCGCCATGCAGGATCTGGACATCCGTGGTGCCGGAAACCTGTTGGGCTCGGAGCAGAGCGGCTTTATTGCCGACTTGGGCTACGAAACGTACCAGAAGATTCTGAGTCAGGCAATGAGTGAGCTTAAAAACGAAGAGCCCGAATTCCTAGCTTCGGCCGAATCGGCCGCTTCAGCGGCAGATTCTGCCGCTGGAAAAACTAGCCCGGCTAGCCTGGCTAGTGAGACTAGTAATATCTCCTGGGTTGACGACTGTGCGCTGGATAGCGATATCGAGATGTACTTCCCCGATCAGTATGTGCCGAGCGATTCGGAGCGCATGCTGCTGTATCGTGAGCTTGACAACCTGGCCAACAGTACCCAGTTGGAGTTGCAGCTGGATGCCTATCGCAAGCGTTTGGTTGACCGTTTTGGTGCCATACCAGCTGTGAGCGAGGAGCTGATTCTGGTGGTACCGTTACGTGTGGCCGGTAAGCAGCTGGGTATCGAGAAAATCATGCTGAAGCAGCAGAAGATGTTCTTCTACTTTGTGAGTCGCGACGATAGTCCTTACTTCCAGAGCGAGGCCTTTGGTAAGATACTGCAGTACGTGTCGCGCTATCCCCGTAAGTGCAACTTCCGCGAGGGTAAGGGCAAGCATTCGGTGGTGATTTCGGAAGTACCTACTGTAGCTTCTGCACTGACAATCTGTCAGGAGATTATGTCAATCTGA
- a CDS encoding DUF6486 family protein, which translates to MMKNWRTIAKIVVAVITALLGAAGAAASGVQIV; encoded by the coding sequence ATGATGAAGAACTGGAGGACGATTGCGAAGATCGTGGTGGCAGTAATCACCGCCTTGTTAGGAGCGGCAGGAGCAGCTGCCTCGGGCGTACAAATCGTGTAA
- a CDS encoding HU family DNA-binding protein has product MDTEMLAAIMQRNCTLKKADIVAVISELIETMADQLQDSKRVKLNGFGSFKIGIRGEGADSAADFSISKNIKGLHVLFQPEVKTDGSGLRQKTFITGCSVQEAPKNDVDTTKPANSGSNGGGNGGNTQPSNGGNGGGSHEPIGD; this is encoded by the coding sequence GTGGATACGGAGATGCTGGCCGCTATCATGCAGCGTAACTGTACCTTGAAAAAGGCCGATATCGTGGCTGTGATCTCTGAGCTCATCGAGACGATGGCCGACCAGTTACAGGATTCTAAGCGCGTGAAGCTGAATGGCTTTGGATCGTTTAAGATCGGTATCCGTGGCGAGGGCGCTGACAGCGCTGCTGACTTCAGCATCAGCAAGAACATCAAAGGCTTGCACGTGCTGTTTCAGCCCGAGGTAAAGACCGATGGCAGTGGTCTGCGTCAGAAGACCTTCATCACTGGTTGCAGTGTGCAGGAGGCGCCAAAGAACGATGTCGACACCACTAAGCCCGCTAACAGCGGTAGCAACGGTGGTGGCAACGGTGGCAACACCCAGCCAAGCAACGGTGGTAACGGCGGTGGCAGCCACGAGCCCATCGGGGATTAA
- a CDS encoding polyprenol monophosphomannose synthase has protein sequence MKQSDSIVIIPTYNEKENIEKIIRAIFGLEKSFHILVIDDGSPDGTAAIVRSLMSNEFGGQLHLVERSGKLGLGTAYIAGFKWALERDYEYIFEMDADFSHDPNDLPRLYAACKDEGYDVAIGSRYVSGVNVVNWPIGRVLMSYFASKYVRLVTGFNVHDTTAGFKCYKRRVLQTIELDKIRFKGYAFQIEMKYTAYKIGFKIKEVSVIFVNRQEGVSKMSGGIFGEAFFGVMKLRWDGWTRRYPKIEN, from the coding sequence ATGAAGCAAAGCGATAGTATAGTTATCATACCAACCTATAATGAGAAGGAGAATATCGAGAAGATTATACGCGCGATATTCGGGTTGGAGAAGAGTTTCCATATACTGGTGATCGACGATGGATCGCCTGATGGTACGGCTGCCATTGTGCGTAGCCTGATGTCCAATGAGTTTGGCGGACAGCTGCACCTGGTGGAGCGTAGCGGCAAACTGGGACTGGGAACAGCTTACATTGCCGGATTTAAGTGGGCACTGGAGCGCGACTACGAATACATATTTGAGATGGACGCCGACTTTAGTCACGACCCGAACGACTTGCCACGACTGTATGCGGCCTGCAAAGACGAGGGCTACGATGTGGCTATCGGTAGCCGTTACGTGAGCGGTGTGAACGTGGTTAACTGGCCTATCGGACGTGTGCTGATGAGTTACTTTGCATCGAAATACGTGCGCTTGGTAACGGGCTTTAACGTACACGACACCACTGCAGGATTTAAGTGCTACAAGCGCCGTGTGCTGCAGACCATCGAACTGGATAAGATCCGATTCAAGGGCTATGCCTTCCAGATAGAAATGAAGTACACTGCCTACAAGATTGGCTTTAAGATCAAGGAGGTGAGCGTGATATTCGTGAACCGACAGGAGGGCGTGAGCAAGATGAGCGGTGGCATATTCGGCGAGGCATTCTTTGGCGTGATGAAACTGCGCTGGGACGGATGGACGAGACGATATCCGAAAATTGAAAATTGA
- a CDS encoding lysophospholipid acyltransferase family protein, with protein sequence MLKILYRIYQFIVCLPGIVLMTMITALEVGIGTTIGNGHFWGYMPGHIWGKIILKMFLIPVKVEGREHLEKNQSYVFVANHQGSFDIFLIYGHLNRNFKWMMKQALRKVPFLGYACEKSHQIFVDKRGPSKIRKTYNDAREILKEGYSVTVFPEGARSFTGHMGVFRKGAFALADELQLPVVPLTINGSFDILPRMKGFNFVNWHPMTLTIHEPIYPVGQGPENVEATLRQAYDSVMSALAPKYQGFVENPDQ encoded by the coding sequence ATGCTTAAGATACTATATAGAATCTACCAGTTTATTGTTTGTTTGCCGGGAATAGTGCTGATGACGATGATTACAGCACTCGAGGTGGGCATTGGTACCACCATAGGCAATGGCCACTTCTGGGGCTACATGCCTGGCCATATATGGGGAAAGATTATCCTCAAGATGTTTCTGATACCGGTAAAGGTGGAGGGGCGCGAACATCTGGAAAAGAACCAGAGCTACGTGTTTGTGGCCAACCATCAGGGTTCGTTCGACATATTCCTGATTTACGGACATCTGAACCGCAACTTTAAGTGGATGATGAAACAGGCGCTGCGCAAGGTGCCATTCTTAGGCTATGCGTGCGAAAAGAGTCACCAGATATTTGTGGACAAGCGCGGACCCAGCAAGATACGTAAGACCTACAACGATGCACGTGAGATACTGAAGGAGGGCTACAGCGTAACGGTATTCCCAGAGGGTGCACGCTCGTTTACCGGGCATATGGGCGTATTCAGAAAGGGCGCCTTTGCACTGGCCGACGAACTGCAGTTGCCGGTAGTACCACTCACCATCAACGGATCGTTCGACATCCTGCCACGCATGAAGGGCTTTAACTTTGTGAACTGGCATCCGATGACGCTGACCATACACGAGCCTATCTACCCCGTAGGACAGGGTCCTGAGAACGTAGAGGCAACGCTGCGACAGGCGTACGACTCGGTAATGTCGGCACTCGCCCCTAAATACCAGGGCTTTGTAGAGAATCCCGATCAATGA
- a CDS encoding metallophosphoesterase, whose product MIIIRFIIITVLFVIALTAVSIWAYKRRQKLVMAGAAVVWYIALYGTFIGFQKLEVNHQTYTSAELPKAFDGYKIVLFSDAHVGSYTGRNEWLLQRAVDSINAQKPDMIVFTGDLQNVDPQEIAEHLSTLSQLKAKDGVYSVLGNHDYDKYLLQKDGLDTQPCRETIALEKRMGWHLLQNENCTIKRGNDSLTIAGLDNDGDGKRFPQRGDVKKALQGATPFVIMLEHDPSGWRRKILPDGRAQLTLSGHTHNMQFALFGWAPMKLTGKEINGWYEEGSQSLFVTAGLGGLIPFRFGATGEIVVITLNIKH is encoded by the coding sequence ATGATTATCATCCGATTTATCATCATCACGGTGCTATTTGTGATAGCACTTACTGCCGTCAGCATCTGGGCCTATAAGCGCCGACAGAAGCTGGTGATGGCAGGTGCTGCCGTGGTGTGGTATATTGCGCTGTACGGCACCTTTATCGGCTTCCAGAAGCTGGAAGTGAACCATCAGACATATACATCGGCCGAGCTGCCGAAGGCTTTCGACGGCTACAAGATAGTGCTCTTTTCGGATGCGCACGTGGGCAGCTACACGGGGCGCAACGAGTGGCTGCTGCAAAGGGCGGTTGACTCGATAAATGCACAGAAGCCCGACATGATTGTGTTTACTGGCGACCTGCAGAACGTGGATCCGCAGGAGATAGCCGAACACCTGAGCACACTGAGCCAGCTGAAGGCTAAGGACGGCGTGTACAGCGTGCTGGGCAATCACGACTACGATAAGTACTTGCTACAAAAGGATGGGCTTGACACGCAGCCTTGCCGCGAAACCATCGCTCTGGAGAAGCGCATGGGCTGGCACCTGCTGCAGAACGAGAACTGCACCATTAAGCGCGGCAACGACAGCTTGACGATAGCGGGCTTGGATAATGATGGCGACGGCAAGCGATTTCCACAGCGAGGCGACGTAAAAAAGGCGTTGCAAGGGGCTACACCATTTGTAATCATGCTGGAGCACGACCCGAGTGGATGGCGACGCAAGATACTGCCCGATGGGCGCGCACAACTGACCCTGAGCGGACATACGCACAACATGCAGTTTGCACTGTTTGGTTGGGCGCCGATGAAGTTGACGGGCAAAGAGATTAACGGCTGGTACGAGGAAGGTAGTCAATCGCTGTTTGTAACGGCAGGCTTAGGGGGATTGATTCCGTTCCGCTTTGGTGCCACAGGGGAGATCGTGGTGATTACATTAAACATTAAACATTAA
- a CDS encoding vitamin B12 dependent-methionine synthase activation domain-containing protein encodes MKITYRISELVPYINWVYYYFAWQVKEEAEKQRMHAEALAKLQELDAQYQMHAVFELFDARSQDDDIEIYRTQLCPDCGVKHPVRVATIPCLRQQQGNPPFMCLADFISPKASKLGLFATTVDIGLETDFDGDVYQKMLTQLLADRLAEAAAERLHEQVRKEYWGYAKDENLSIEDMLVEKFQGIRPAVGYPSLPDTSLNFLLDEILDMKQIGIRLTESGAMKPHASVSGMMISNPKARYFAIGKIGEDQLQDYARRRAVPAEVLRKWLNV; translated from the coding sequence ATGAAGATTACCTACCGCATATCCGAGCTGGTGCCCTATATCAACTGGGTGTACTACTACTTTGCCTGGCAGGTAAAGGAAGAGGCCGAGAAGCAGCGTATGCACGCCGAAGCCCTTGCCAAGTTGCAGGAGCTGGATGCCCAGTATCAGATGCATGCCGTCTTCGAGCTGTTCGATGCCCGTAGTCAGGATGATGATATCGAGATTTACCGCACCCAGCTGTGCCCCGATTGTGGCGTTAAGCACCCCGTGCGTGTAGCCACCATCCCCTGTCTGCGCCAGCAGCAAGGCAATCCCCCGTTTATGTGCTTAGCCGATTTTATTTCGCCCAAGGCATCCAAACTAGGCTTGTTCGCCACTACTGTTGATATTGGCTTAGAGACCGATTTTGATGGCGATGTGTATCAGAAGATGCTCACCCAGCTGCTAGCCGACCGTTTGGCCGAAGCCGCTGCCGAGCGCCTGCACGAACAGGTACGTAAGGAGTATTGGGGCTATGCCAAGGATGAGAACCTGAGCATAGAGGATATGCTCGTCGAGAAGTTCCAGGGTATCCGTCCCGCTGTGGGCTATCCTTCGTTGCCCGATACCAGTTTGAATTTCCTGTTAGATGAGATATTGGATATGAAACAGATTGGCATCCGCCTTACCGAGAGCGGTGCCATGAAGCCCCATGCCAGTGTGAGTGGCATGATGATATCCAACCCAAAAGCCCGTTATTTTGCCATTGGTAAAATCGGCGAAGATCAGTTACAGGATTACGCCCGCCGCCGTGCCGTTCCCGCCGAAGTCCTAAGAAAGTGGTTAAATGTTTAA